One genomic window of Chloroflexota bacterium includes the following:
- a CDS encoding DUF4392 domain-containing protein, with amino-acid sequence MPEVVGEYIDRLITIEMRTRGVPRGVIHRLYEGVRVKAGMPLTLLAARGLLSHVHEEDNIVIATGAGAPIWLPKGETDGPLGAAALARAIDLGLGATPIFLCAEAYAEPINAAVQTAGITMMDYRMAKQRRHAGVMVPIPVENPDDTLERAASFLDTYRPAAMVSIEVKGVTARGTMHYMTGKEVVDEPRIDLFFDQARRRGIFTLGIGDGGNEIGFGQFVEVVEEVHPNGPAIASTTVTDALVVAAISNWGAYGVEAMLAFLLETPELLHSADMERRILEDCVRAGAGDGIYTSQIMMADGQPFEIHAALLTMLAQIVRNGLKEVEHALRSVEEK; translated from the coding sequence ATGCCAGAAGTGGTAGGTGAGTACATCGACCGCCTCATCACTATCGAGATGCGCACCCGAGGGGTGCCAAGGGGTGTGATCCACCGGCTGTACGAAGGGGTCCGAGTCAAGGCTGGGATGCCTCTTACACTCCTGGCGGCACGAGGATTACTGAGTCACGTCCACGAGGAAGACAACATCGTCATCGCCACAGGGGCCGGCGCGCCAATCTGGCTACCGAAGGGGGAGACGGATGGCCCGCTTGGTGCAGCTGCACTGGCGCGAGCCATCGACCTCGGTCTGGGGGCCACACCCATTTTCCTCTGCGCTGAGGCTTATGCTGAACCCATCAATGCTGCAGTGCAGACGGCCGGGATAACGATGATGGATTACCGAATGGCGAAGCAGCGACGCCACGCAGGGGTGATGGTACCCATACCGGTGGAGAATCCTGATGATACCTTAGAACGGGCTGCAAGTTTCCTTGATACCTATCGCCCTGCGGCCATGGTATCCATTGAAGTAAAAGGGGTAACAGCCAGGGGTACAATGCACTACATGACGGGTAAGGAGGTGGTGGACGAGCCTCGGATCGATCTCTTCTTCGATCAGGCGCGAAGGCGGGGTATCTTCACCCTGGGGATAGGCGATGGTGGAAACGAGATAGGTTTCGGGCAGTTCGTCGAGGTTGTTGAGGAGGTCCATCCGAACGGCCCAGCCATTGCCAGTACCACGGTTACGGATGCACTAGTCGTGGCCGCCATCTCTAATTGGGGGGCCTATGGGGTGGAGGCGATGTTAGCCTTTCTCCTGGAGACCCCTGAGCTCTTGCATTCTGCGGATATGGAGAGGCGAATCCTGGAGGATTGTGTGCGGGCCGGCGCTGGGGATGGCATCTACACGAGTCAGATAATGATGGCTGACGGCCAGCCGTTTGAGATCCATGCTGCCCTCCTCACGATGCTGGCCCAGATCGTTCGTAATGGCCTTAAAGAAGTCGAACATGCCCTGAGATCGGTGGAGGAAAAGTAG
- a CDS encoding Ldh family oxidoreductase — protein MIGQMPEKLSAEDLHGFAAKVLERCGLPSDDAVVAATALVEANLRGVDTHGIRLLPIYVRRLRLGLMEPRPRIEVIRETTSILLIDGGNGLGQAVSTRAMELCLAKAKRIDGPAAAGVRNSNHFGAAARYVLMAVQEDMIGVATTNGSAVMAPWGGAEPYFGANPVAVGIPAGQERPVVLDMATSVSARARIRLAAQRGEPIPEGWALDSHGAPTTDPVAAMAGMLLPVGGAKGYGLALTFEVISAVLTGAGFGRQTAGLYENLTRPQGIGHFFAALPVGSFLPVDEFKGRMDQLIRELKAIKPAQGVAEVLIPGEIEERTRGERLRHGIPIAADILRELRSLGNELGVML, from the coding sequence ATGATTGGGCAAATGCCGGAGAAGCTATCTGCAGAGGATCTGCACGGGTTTGCGGCCAAGGTCCTGGAGAGGTGTGGGCTGCCCAGTGATGATGCGGTGGTTGCGGCCACAGCGCTCGTAGAGGCGAACCTGAGAGGTGTGGATACCCATGGGATAAGGCTCCTGCCCATTTATGTTCGCCGGCTGCGTCTGGGCCTGATGGAACCGAGGCCAAGGATAGAGGTCATTCGTGAGACGACCTCTATCCTCTTGATTGATGGGGGCAATGGGCTGGGCCAGGCGGTAAGCACCAGGGCGATGGAACTATGCCTGGCCAAAGCGAAGCGGATTGACGGACCGGCTGCTGCTGGGGTGAGAAATAGTAACCATTTCGGGGCAGCCGCCCGTTATGTGCTGATGGCTGTACAGGAGGACATGATTGGGGTGGCGACAACTAATGGTTCAGCCGTGATGGCCCCCTGGGGTGGAGCTGAACCCTATTTTGGGGCCAATCCGGTGGCGGTGGGCATCCCTGCTGGTCAAGAACGGCCGGTAGTCCTGGATATGGCTACCAGCGTGTCAGCACGAGCACGGATCAGATTGGCCGCCCAACGAGGCGAGCCGATCCCTGAGGGCTGGGCCCTGGATTCGCACGGTGCTCCCACCACTGACCCCGTTGCGGCCATGGCGGGTATGCTCCTCCCGGTAGGAGGGGCGAAGGGTTATGGCCTGGCCCTAACTTTCGAGGTCATCTCCGCTGTGCTTACAGGGGCGGGCTTCGGACGGCAAACCGCTGGATTATACGAGAACCTGACTCGCCCCCAGGGCATCGGACACTTCTTCGCTGCCCTGCCGGTGGGCAGCTTCTTGCCCGTTGATGAATTCAAGGGACGTATGGATCAGTTGATTCGGGAGTTGAAGGCGATCAAGCCGGCCCAAGGCGTGGCCGAAGTGCTCATCCCCGGCGAGATTGAGGAGCGCACCCGGGGCGAGAGGCTACGCCATGGAATACCGATAGCGGCAGACATATTGCGAGAGCTACGCTCGTTGGGAAACGAGCTGGGTGTGATGTTGTAG
- a CDS encoding ABC transporter permease, with product MQRFILRRLLITIPVLLGVATVVFLVLRVIPGDPAVIMAGDTARYEDIQLIRHKLGLDRPLYVQYLDYLWKASRGDLGFSLQTGRDVSWEILSRLPATLDLALASIALALGIGLPLGVYAAVKRRSWADRSVLLCSVLGISLPSFWVGLMLIIVFSVQLGFLPTGGKDGLAHFILPSITLALIPLFIIARTMRSSMLEVLQRDYLRTARGKGLPEVLVIGRHALRNALIPVITIVGLNFGAMLSGAVIVETVFAWPGIGRLLIDSVNFRDFPMVQGITLVFATLFIMTNLLVDVAYAVIDPRIRYR from the coding sequence GTGCAACGGTTTATCCTACGTAGACTACTAATCACTATCCCCGTGCTCTTGGGGGTGGCGACCGTCGTCTTCCTGGTGTTGAGGGTCATTCCGGGCGATCCGGCCGTGATCATGGCCGGTGACACAGCTCGCTATGAGGACATCCAGTTAATACGGCATAAATTGGGACTCGATAGGCCGCTTTATGTCCAGTATCTGGATTACCTATGGAAGGCATCACGTGGCGACCTGGGTTTCTCTTTACAGACAGGGAGGGATGTATCCTGGGAGATACTGTCCCGACTGCCAGCCACCCTTGACCTGGCCCTGGCCAGCATCGCCCTGGCGCTGGGCATCGGGCTGCCTTTGGGGGTCTATGCCGCCGTGAAACGCCGCTCCTGGGCTGACAGGTCGGTCCTATTGTGTAGTGTTTTGGGGATATCACTGCCCTCTTTTTGGGTGGGACTTATGCTTATCATCGTTTTCTCCGTACAGCTTGGCTTCCTTCCTACAGGGGGCAAGGATGGGCTGGCGCATTTCATTCTTCCCAGCATCACCCTGGCCCTGATCCCTCTTTTCATCATCGCGCGCACTATGCGGTCGAGCATGCTCGAGGTTCTCCAGCGTGATTACTTGCGTACAGCCAGGGGGAAAGGGCTACCAGAAGTCTTGGTGATTGGCCGCCATGCTCTACGAAACGCCTTGATTCCGGTCATAACGATCGTAGGGTTGAACTTTGGGGCGATGCTCTCCGGCGCAGTCATTGTTGAGACAGTCTTCGCCTGGCCAGGGATTGGTAGATTGCTGATCGACTCGGTGAATTTCCGCGATTTCCCCATGGTTCAGGGGATTACCTTGGTGTTTGCGACCTTATTCATAATGACTAATCTCCTGGTGGACGTTGCCTACGCTGTTATCGACCCACGTATTCGCTACAGGTAA
- a CDS encoding DUF4392 domain-containing protein: MQLADNIRKVGASIDQLISIDITGRGIIGALYQAARAKQGDPLSLLAAERLADVVGQGDTVIIATGMPTLPWRAPEQDGPIGAATLARSLVLGLGAKPIIVIEEDFVELAKATVRSAGLYTFGLDRLLELPTTASVVPFPIGIGEAKRVGSHLLETYRPKALITIEKAGRNENGGWHTATGGAYTEWTSKVDDMFLEAKARGILTIGIGDGGNELGCGMIKEAVIEHVPGAAKCQCPCGGSIVPQFVPDVLIMAAISNWGAYGIEACLASILGRMEVLHDSQMELRVQRECADAGANNDGPGLLDPGADAVPPHIHAALIDIMGFVVKSGADPGRLYRVPRYPWLA; this comes from the coding sequence TTGCAGCTGGCAGATAATATTCGGAAGGTCGGGGCGAGTATTGACCAACTGATCAGCATTGATATCACTGGGCGCGGTATCATCGGGGCCCTCTATCAGGCGGCCAGGGCGAAGCAGGGTGATCCGCTCTCTCTCCTGGCGGCCGAAAGGCTGGCCGACGTCGTCGGTCAGGGGGATACAGTGATCATCGCCACGGGCATGCCCACCCTGCCCTGGCGTGCGCCAGAGCAGGACGGGCCCATCGGGGCGGCCACGTTAGCTCGTTCCCTGGTCCTCGGCTTAGGGGCTAAGCCCATCATCGTCATAGAGGAAGACTTTGTGGAGCTGGCCAAGGCGACGGTCAGAAGTGCCGGACTTTATACCTTTGGGTTAGACCGCTTGCTGGAGCTGCCCACTACAGCCTCCGTTGTGCCCTTCCCTATCGGTATTGGTGAGGCGAAGCGGGTGGGAAGCCATCTGCTGGAGACGTATAGGCCCAAGGCGCTCATCACTATAGAGAAGGCGGGCAGAAACGAGAACGGGGGCTGGCATACGGCCACCGGTGGGGCATACACCGAATGGACTTCTAAAGTGGATGACATGTTCCTTGAGGCCAAGGCCAGGGGGATCCTGACCATAGGCATCGGGGATGGCGGTAACGAGTTGGGTTGTGGAATGATTAAGGAGGCGGTGATAGAGCATGTACCCGGCGCAGCCAAGTGCCAATGTCCCTGCGGGGGGTCGATCGTTCCACAATTTGTGCCTGATGTACTGATAATGGCCGCTATCTCCAATTGGGGGGCTTACGGTATCGAGGCCTGTCTGGCCAGCATACTGGGCCGCATGGAGGTGCTGCACGATTCGCAAATGGAGCTACGGGTGCAGCGGGAGTGCGCCGATGCTGGGGCGAACAATGATGGTCCGGGGCTGTTGGATCCGGGGGCCGATGCTGTCCCACCGCATATCCACGCCGCCTTGATCGACATTATGGGGTTTGTAGTGAAGAGCGGCGCTGATCCAGGACGGCTCTACCGCGTGCCACGCTATCCCTGGCTCGCCTAG
- a CDS encoding alkaline phosphatase family protein produces MSRVKRVILIGIDGLMPEMVEKFVAEGNMPAIGRLMAEGVYSPMYSSPPVDTPTNWTSLGTGAWTGTHGLNSFGIHFPGEPFDQVHDVSLNIFPRFANISKVNLNQLSRAEYIWQAAERAGKKCILVNYPGGWPPNIKKGIVVDGSGPYSSVLSRLSHPNRYIAGDEVQGPMPLVSVPLGLGDNPRGPIPLSLAPAAGWRNLPSSSRPPLEGELVVPRSVGFWADKDGRWRVGDASSSEKLVYHLLLLGAQGGGYDRVLISREKDAKEALCVLKVGEWSGWLRADFETPYAPVRGKFRLHLEELSSDGRRVSLQRTVIFNAEGWAYPEGVGEELIEEMLALESGERAGEEEELTQKVPVVCPVYEPTSVPHQAAGIAAMTRYLAQKYPWDLLFVQIHAPDSLNHEALGELCPWWKYYDPQRAEEAWERFRQEYEVLDGLVGEIVSSCAGPETLVVVVSDHAALPVLKTLWLGKGFLEAGLLAYKKENDKLVVDWARTRAVPGDYPLALNVWVNLKGRDPEGIVDSGKEYESVCKEITRVLYSLRDPETGECPIVLALPKDEATFLGQWDDTVGDVVYFLRPGYGLEPSLRNLEPQERMLTLRDYVYPVPPTGIETRYGRMLGFHGAYLPNAAICGSSVRAVLVMAGPGIRRGYCLPVPPWTVDVTPTMAYLLGVPAPAQAEGQIIANALEDSEGS; encoded by the coding sequence ATGAGCAGAGTGAAGCGAGTCATCTTGATCGGTATAGATGGGTTGATGCCGGAGATGGTGGAGAAGTTCGTGGCTGAGGGGAATATGCCCGCCATCGGCCGTTTGATGGCCGAGGGGGTTTACTCGCCGATGTACTCCTCGCCACCTGTAGATACACCGACTAACTGGACAAGCTTGGGCACCGGTGCCTGGACGGGGACACACGGGCTTAACTCCTTTGGCATCCATTTCCCCGGCGAGCCGTTCGATCAGGTGCATGACGTGTCCCTGAACATCTTCCCGCGGTTTGCCAACATCTCCAAGGTGAACCTCAACCAGTTATCGCGGGCTGAGTACATCTGGCAGGCGGCGGAACGGGCAGGTAAGAAATGTATCCTGGTCAACTATCCCGGTGGCTGGCCACCCAACATCAAGAAGGGCATCGTGGTTGATGGCTCCGGTCCCTACTCCTCTGTCCTCTCCCGCCTCAGTCATCCCAATCGCTACATCGCTGGGGATGAGGTGCAAGGTCCTATGCCTTTAGTCTCCGTTCCGCTCGGCCTGGGGGACAATCCGCGTGGTCCCATCCCGCTCAGCCTTGCTCCGGCTGCTGGCTGGCGCAATCTTCCCTCCTCCTCTCGTCCGCCCCTGGAGGGGGAGCTTGTGGTGCCTCGCTCGGTGGGGTTCTGGGCCGACAAGGATGGGCGCTGGAGGGTAGGTGATGCGTCTTCTAGCGAGAAGCTGGTTTATCATCTTCTGCTCCTGGGCGCTCAAGGTGGGGGATATGATCGGGTGCTTATCTCCAGGGAGAAGGATGCTAAGGAGGCTCTTTGTGTTCTCAAGGTGGGGGAGTGGAGCGGGTGGCTTCGTGCTGACTTTGAGACGCCCTATGCCCCGGTGCGGGGCAAGTTCAGGTTACATCTGGAGGAGTTGTCGTCGGATGGGCGGAGGGTGAGCCTACAGCGGACGGTGATCTTCAATGCCGAGGGCTGGGCCTATCCGGAGGGGGTAGGGGAGGAGTTGATTGAGGAGATGCTGGCCCTGGAGAGTGGTGAGCGGGCGGGGGAAGAGGAGGAGTTGACCCAGAAGGTGCCGGTTGTCTGTCCGGTATATGAGCCCACGTCGGTTCCGCATCAGGCGGCGGGGATAGCGGCCATGACGCGTTATCTGGCCCAGAAGTACCCCTGGGACCTCCTCTTCGTCCAGATACACGCCCCTGATAGCTTGAACCATGAGGCTCTGGGCGAACTCTGTCCGTGGTGGAAATACTACGATCCCCAAAGGGCGGAGGAGGCCTGGGAACGGTTCCGGCAGGAGTATGAAGTACTGGATGGACTGGTGGGGGAGATCGTGAGCAGCTGTGCTGGACCAGAGACACTGGTGGTCGTCGTCTCGGATCATGCCGCCCTGCCGGTACTTAAGACCCTATGGCTGGGGAAGGGCTTCCTTGAGGCCGGGCTGCTGGCCTACAAGAAGGAGAATGATAAACTGGTGGTAGATTGGGCACGAACCAGGGCTGTACCAGGCGATTATCCCTTGGCTCTGAATGTTTGGGTTAATCTGAAGGGAAGGGATCCAGAGGGCATCGTGGATTCGGGCAAGGAATATGAAAGCGTGTGTAAGGAAATCACGCGGGTGCTCTATTCGTTGAGAGACCCGGAGACAGGGGAATGTCCCATTGTCCTGGCTTTGCCTAAAGATGAAGCGACCTTTCTGGGACAATGGGATGATACGGTCGGCGATGTAGTCTATTTTCTCAGGCCCGGCTATGGACTGGAGCCCTCCCTGCGCAATCTGGAGCCCCAGGAGCGTATGCTCACTCTACGAGACTATGTTTACCCTGTACCCCCGACCGGCATCGAGACCAGGTATGGTCGGATGCTGGGGTTTCACGGGGCTTACCTGCCCAATGCGGCCATCTGTGGCTCCTCGGTGCGGGCCGTCCTGGTGATGGCTGGCCCGGGGATAAGGAGAGGCTATTGTCTGCCGGTGCCACCCTGGACGGTGGATGTGACCCCGACGATGGCCTATCTTCTGGGCGTACCCGCCCCGGCTCAAGCGGAGGGACAGATCATCGCCAATGCTTTAGAAGATAGCGAGGGATCCTGA
- a CDS encoding D-cysteine desulfhydrase family protein: MEVIQKLRPPLSLEQIRSTISRLPRVRLADLPTPLHYCPRLSQALGGPRIFIKRDDLTGLAFGGNKTRNLEFRMAEARELGADVIIAGLEAQSNAARQTTAAANVLGMRTILILRGDRGDWGWQGNLLIDKVLGAEVRLVQVSSWAEMDAVLRSVAEEQRRLGYIPYVMNHAKMFAVASALAYVLCTLEIEEQLQQMGAAVDHIYLSSSSKGQAGVVLAKEALKASFQVVGISPRNGTDRCAMTAMIANQAAEMLGWDLVISPADVVNYSDYVGPGYGLPTPGCLEAIRLMARSEGILLDPVYTGKAMAGLIDHIRQGRLRPSETVVFIHTGGTPALFAYKDWLLGP; encoded by the coding sequence ATGGAGGTGATACAGAAGCTGAGACCACCGCTCTCGCTGGAACAGATTCGTTCGACCATTTCCCGGCTTCCCCGGGTGAGGCTGGCCGACCTCCCCACCCCCCTGCATTATTGCCCGCGCCTCTCTCAGGCTTTAGGAGGTCCCCGCATCTTCATTAAGCGTGATGATCTTACCGGGCTGGCCTTTGGAGGGAATAAGACCCGTAATCTGGAGTTTCGCATGGCTGAGGCCAGGGAGCTTGGGGCGGACGTCATCATCGCTGGGCTCGAGGCTCAATCCAACGCGGCCCGGCAGACCACCGCTGCGGCAAATGTCCTGGGAATGAGGACTATCCTTATCCTACGGGGCGATAGGGGGGACTGGGGCTGGCAGGGCAATCTGTTGATCGATAAGGTCCTGGGGGCTGAGGTCCGGCTGGTCCAGGTGAGCAGTTGGGCGGAGATGGATGCTGTTCTTCGAAGCGTTGCTGAGGAGCAACGCCGTCTTGGCTACATACCGTACGTTATGAACCACGCCAAGATGTTCGCGGTGGCCTCGGCGCTGGCCTATGTCCTGTGCACACTGGAGATTGAAGAGCAGTTGCAGCAGATGGGAGCTGCTGTTGACCATATCTATCTCAGCTCGTCGAGCAAGGGGCAGGCCGGGGTAGTCCTGGCTAAGGAGGCCTTGAAAGCGAGTTTTCAGGTGGTGGGCATCAGCCCACGCAATGGAACCGATCGCTGTGCTATGACGGCCATGATAGCTAATCAGGCCGCTGAGATGCTGGGATGGGACTTGGTGATAAGCCCAGCTGACGTTGTGAATTACAGCGACTACGTGGGTCCCGGTTATGGCCTGCCCACACCGGGATGTTTGGAGGCGATTCGCCTCATGGCGCGTTCGGAGGGTATCCTTCTCGACCCAGTCTACACCGGCAAGGCGATGGCCGGGTTGATCGATCATATTCGACAGGGTCGCCTGCGTCCATCGGAGACGGTGGTGTTTATCCACACCGGTGGTACACCGGCCCTCTTCGCCTACAAGGACTGGCTGCTTGGTCCTTGA
- a CDS encoding ABC transporter substrate-binding protein, translating into MRQSNLVTMGLVVCLLIFALAVGCAAPPTVEKTVTVAQETTFAMLDPAAAGKVRAEPDITTHIYDYLARFDEKMDVHPELAEKWEVSPDGLSWTFHLRKNVKFHDGTPFNAAAVKFTFDRLVDPKMAFLNRGLFAPVIKSVDVIDDYTVRFVTTVPFGPLLNYLAHHSAGIVSPAAVQKWGKDFPQHPVGTGAFALQELTPGEKVVLVKNKDYFKGAPKIDKLIFRPVPEDGTRSAMLETGEADIATAIGAADVARLKANPKLNVIVRQSLQAQYIGFNVLHPPFDGPKVRQAFNYAIDKKGIVDTLFQGLFQVSDSVLTPGTFGYKSQGAYPYDPDKAKQLLAEAGWKPGPTGVLEKAGKPLKIVLWMPEKLYPSDVRLGEVVQAQLRKIGVEVSLVKQEAGAYFSLLKVPADKATYDLFEWAFVPSTGDGYQTLQNNILSDKTDVPGYFNYMRYKNPKVDELISLIGSTTNKEERLKHFAAVQEILWKDAPYIYLYTIAITTGVNRNVEGVAVTPFRYVYLTNATKK; encoded by the coding sequence ATGCGTCAATCGAATCTGGTTACAATGGGGCTCGTAGTTTGCCTATTGATTTTCGCCCTGGCTGTTGGTTGTGCCGCCCCACCAACGGTGGAAAAAACGGTCACAGTCGCTCAGGAGACTACCTTTGCCATGCTCGATCCAGCCGCAGCCGGCAAGGTGCGGGCTGAACCGGATATCACTACCCACATCTACGATTATCTGGCTCGTTTCGACGAGAAGATGGATGTGCACCCGGAGCTGGCCGAGAAATGGGAAGTCTCTCCTGATGGGTTGTCTTGGACCTTCCATCTGAGAAAAAATGTTAAGTTTCACGATGGCACACCTTTCAACGCTGCAGCGGTTAAATTCACTTTTGATCGGCTGGTCGATCCCAAGATGGCTTTTCTTAACCGGGGTCTGTTCGCTCCGGTTATTAAGAGCGTCGATGTGATTGACGACTACACCGTGCGCTTCGTTACCACGGTTCCTTTCGGGCCGTTGTTGAACTACCTGGCCCATCATTCGGCTGGCATCGTCAGTCCGGCGGCCGTGCAGAAATGGGGGAAGGACTTTCCCCAACACCCGGTGGGGACCGGTGCCTTTGCCTTACAGGAGCTTACGCCTGGTGAAAAGGTAGTTCTGGTCAAGAATAAGGACTACTTTAAAGGTGCGCCGAAGATCGACAAATTGATCTTCCGTCCTGTGCCAGAGGATGGGACACGATCGGCCATGCTGGAAACAGGTGAGGCCGACATAGCTACAGCCATCGGAGCCGCCGACGTAGCTCGCCTGAAGGCGAACCCGAAGCTGAATGTGATCGTGCGGCAAAGCCTGCAAGCGCAGTATATAGGCTTCAACGTGCTTCACCCGCCCTTCGATGGTCCAAAGGTTCGTCAAGCCTTCAACTACGCCATTGATAAGAAGGGCATCGTTGACACGTTGTTCCAGGGACTCTTCCAGGTGTCCGATTCGGTCCTGACGCCGGGCACATTCGGTTATAAGTCTCAAGGAGCATACCCGTATGACCCGGACAAGGCCAAGCAACTGCTGGCTGAAGCGGGCTGGAAGCCAGGACCCACGGGTGTCCTGGAGAAGGCGGGTAAACCCCTTAAAATAGTCCTGTGGATGCCGGAGAAGCTATATCCGAGTGATGTCCGGCTAGGGGAAGTGGTGCAAGCCCAGTTGCGCAAGATCGGTGTTGAAGTATCGCTGGTCAAGCAAGAGGCTGGGGCCTACTTCAGTCTGCTGAAGGTGCCGGCGGATAAGGCCACCTACGACCTCTTCGAGTGGGCCTTTGTGCCTTCCACCGGCGATGGCTATCAGACTCTCCAGAATAATATCCTATCTGATAAGACTGACGTGCCTGGCTACTTCAACTATATGAGGTACAAGAACCCCAAAGTGGACGAGCTCATAAGCCTTATCGGGAGTACGACCAATAAAGAGGAGAGGCTGAAGCATTTCGCCGCGGTCCAGGAGATCTTATGGAAGGATGCGCCCTACATTTACCTGTATACCATCGCTATTACTACTGGTGTGAATCGTAACGTGGAGGGTGTAGCAGTGACTCCCTTCCGCTACGTCTATCTGACTAATGCTACGAAGAAATGA
- a CDS encoding ureidoglycolate lyase, translated as MEVKRIQARPLTEEAFGPFGEVIGPPLRPPDIESPVNKYWDHVVRLEMLNKATQIGFLTVHFRELRFHQMERHLQASQAFIPLRGQPSIIALAPAGDISDLEVGPNPEEVTAFLLDGSVGINLARGTWHHLIFPLAPSADFVMILREHTMYDDMHMVNLLERWNISFEIVLLEWGGLDARSGR; from the coding sequence ATGGAAGTGAAGAGGATTCAGGCCAGGCCGCTGACAGAAGAGGCCTTCGGGCCATTCGGGGAGGTCATTGGGCCTCCTTTACGGCCTCCTGATATTGAAAGCCCAGTCAACAAATACTGGGATCACGTGGTACGGTTGGAGATGCTGAACAAGGCGACCCAGATTGGATTCTTAACTGTGCATTTTCGAGAATTAAGGTTTCATCAGATGGAGCGACACCTACAAGCATCGCAAGCCTTCATACCGTTGCGGGGACAGCCAAGCATCATCGCCTTGGCCCCTGCCGGTGACATCAGCGACCTGGAGGTCGGTCCCAATCCCGAGGAGGTCACGGCCTTCCTCCTGGATGGGAGTGTGGGGATCAACCTGGCCAGAGGGACGTGGCATCATCTCATCTTCCCTCTGGCACCGTCGGCCGATTTCGTGATGATTCTGCGGGAACACACGATGTACGATGATATGCACATGGTCAACTTGCTAGAGAGGTGGAACATCAGCTTCGAAATAGTTTTGTTAGAATGGGGAGGGCTAGATGCCAGAAGTGGTAGGTGA
- a CDS encoding ABC transporter permease, producing the protein MLSAKALKMSDGKAMLMFARWVGQELLRQDWRLLCGGLILAVFVTIALIPSYLAPFDPLEQNFAVALSGPSGLHPLGADELGRDILSRVIFGARYSLLIAGGAIGLAAMVGTAMGVAAGYLLGKVDEIVMRLMDVLMAFPGILLAIAIAAALGPGVTNVTVAVGVYSIPIFARISRGSTLSIAQEEFVLAARMGGARDVRIVLRHILPNIVPTVVLTQFVLRLGIAILSAAGLGFLGLGVQPPIPEWGAMMGSGRAYIRVAPHIIAFPGLAIVLLVLGFNLIGDWLQDMMDPRLRREMGT; encoded by the coding sequence ATGCTGTCCGCGAAAGCGCTCAAAATGTCTGATGGTAAAGCGATGCTGATGTTCGCCCGCTGGGTTGGCCAGGAGCTGTTGAGGCAAGACTGGCGACTGCTTTGTGGTGGACTGATCCTGGCGGTGTTTGTTACCATCGCCTTGATCCCATCTTACCTGGCACCCTTTGACCCTCTGGAACAGAATTTCGCCGTGGCTCTTAGTGGTCCCTCAGGACTACACCCCTTAGGAGCAGACGAACTGGGAAGGGATATCCTGTCGCGGGTGATCTTTGGAGCGCGCTATTCCCTCCTCATCGCTGGAGGAGCGATAGGTCTGGCGGCTATGGTTGGTACGGCGATGGGCGTCGCTGCTGGTTACCTCCTGGGTAAGGTTGATGAGATCGTCATGAGACTGATGGATGTGCTGATGGCTTTCCCCGGCATCTTGTTAGCCATTGCCATCGCTGCGGCCTTGGGTCCGGGTGTAACCAACGTTACTGTAGCTGTCGGGGTTTACTCCATACCTATATTTGCCCGAATCTCTCGTGGCAGTACGTTGTCCATTGCCCAAGAGGAGTTTGTCCTGGCGGCCCGTATGGGCGGGGCGCGCGACGTTCGCATCGTCCTGCGGCACATATTACCGAATATAGTGCCCACAGTCGTGTTAACTCAATTCGTGCTTCGCTTGGGCATCGCTATCTTGTCCGCTGCTGGCTTGGGCTTCCTGGGACTTGGGGTGCAACCCCCTATCCCTGAATGGGGAGCAATGATGGGTAGTGGTAGGGCTTATATTCGCGTAGCACCGCACATTATTGCCTTTCCCGGTTTGGCCATAGTGTTGCTCGTCCTTGGCTTTAACCTTATCGGCGATTGGCTACAAGATATGATGGACCCTAGACTACGCCGGGAGATGGGAACCTAG